The Candidatus Melainabacteria bacterium RIFOXYA2_FULL_32_9 genomic interval GTGGAAAGAGATGGTGCAGTGTCTGTGCTTGCTCCAGATGAACTCTCTGTGCCAGAAATTGAGCAGGTAATTGCCAGCAAAAAATACTGGATACATAAACAAAAAGCAGAACTGGAGTTACTTAACTTATCAAAAGTTGAAAGAGAATTTGTAAGTGGTGAAAGCTTCCTGTATCTTGGCAGACCATACACATTAAAAGTGGTTGAAGACCTTGATGTACCTCTAAAACTGTATCAGGGATATTTACACCTTAGAAAATCTGATATAAAAAGAGGGACAGAGCTATTTAAAGAGTTTTACAAGACAAAAGGTACAACTAAGATAATTGAAAGAATTAATCTTTATAAAGATATGATAGGGGTTAATCCAAAGAATATTAGAATTATGGAGCTTAAAAGCAGATGGGCATCTTGCTCTGAGAGGTCTTTAAACTTTAACTGGAAAGTAATGATGGCTCCATTAACTATTATTGACTATATTGTAGTGCATGAATTAACACATTTTATCCACCCAAATCACACTGAAGCCTTCTGGAATTCAGTAGATAAAGTGCTGCCTGATTATTGGGAAAGAAAAAACTGGCTAAAAGATAATGGTGCCAGTCTTGATCTGGCATGAAATCTTGAAACTAGAATTATTATAGTTTTCTATATGATAATGCTTTGCTTCAACTTTTCAACAAACAGCTATAATCCAATAGTGGGTTAATAAATCCTGTAGAAGCATACTTCAACTGTTTTCAGCAAGGATAAACTCTAACTATTAGGTTTTGTTGGGATATGTTGGTTTTTAATTTTACAGACTTTTAGGGTAATAATAAGCTTTTTTACAGATTGTTGAACTGTTGAAATAATTTACACCAGTAGTTTTAAATGCTAAAAAAATGTTGCAAAAATGTTGCAGATTTCTATAAAAATCAGTAAAAATTGGTTAAAATATATAAAAAAGCATAAAAATGCACAAAGCTGGAAATATTATTACAATTGAGTTTTTAGAATGACAGCTTCTAAAAGCCTTATGAGGTAAAACCTGCTAATATATGCAACTTTGAGAAGCTCATTTTTGTTGATTTCTACTTGTACTTTTAAATATACTACTTTAATAGAATAAAAAATATTACCCTATTGTAACAGATAAAATTAGTATAGTATCAAATTTGATACGTAGTTTTTAGATATTTTGCTGTACTCTTATTTTTACTGTAAAATTCTAATAAGTTAGATCTGGATTAGGATTGAGTGGAAAATGAAATTCCAGCTTAGAGATATTTTAGAAATTACAGGCGGAGAATTGCTATTACAAACTAATACCTCCGGTAGCTTTACAGTTTCTGCAGATACCAGGACAGTTTCCCCTGAAGAGATTTTTTTACCGTTAGTTGGCGCTAAATTTGACGGGCATGATTTTATAAAAACAGCTTTAGATAGAGGATGTAGAGGATATTTTATAGATAAAAATCATAAAAATATTGTTGACTCTCACGCAGGTGCTGCAAAATTTGTAATAGGAGTAGATAATACTTTAGAGTCTTATCTTAAACTAGCAAATGCCAATAGGCGCAGGATAAACCCAATTGTGATTGCTGTAACAGGCAGCTCAGGTAAGACTACCACAAAAGAAATGATTTTTTCCGTATTATCGCAGCAATATAAGACGCATAAGTCAAAATTAAATCATAATAACGAAATAGGACTATGTCAGACTTTGCTTAATATGCCTGATGATACTGAATTTCTAGTGATAGAAATGGGAATGAGGGGACTTGGAGAAATAGAGCTTTTATCTAAATACGCTCAACCCGATATGGCTGTAATAACAAATATAGGAACAGCTCATATTGGCAGACTCGGCAGTATGGAAAATATAGCTAAGGCAAAATGTGAAATTGTTAAATATTTAAATGAAGAAGGCGTTTTAATTTCTTATAATGATGAACTGGTTGGAA includes:
- a CDS encoding metal-dependent hydrolase, producing the protein VERDGAVSVLAPDELSVPEIEQVIASKKYWIHKQKAELELLNLSKVEREFVSGESFLYLGRPYTLKVVEDLDVPLKLYQGYLHLRKSDIKRGTELFKEFYKTKGTTKIIERINLYKDMIGVNPKNIRIMELKSRWASCSERSLNFNWKVMMAPLTIIDYIVVHELTHFIHPNHTEAFWNSVDKVLPDYWERKNWLKDNGASLDLA